One genomic region from Candida albicans SC5314 chromosome 6, complete sequence encodes:
- a CDS encoding uncharacterized protein (Ortholog(s) have rRNA binding activity, role in RNA splicing, mitochondrial RNA processing, mitochondrial genome maintenance, rRNA metabolic process and mitochondrion localization), whose amino-acid sequence MIRLIRWNNVQSLVFKRCLFVPSNSLTNKRKRRIPPSKPRSSNRKDGDIEPYRMTDQNQTPNTGSIARLPAEVKKELKDLRSFTKVIAQHLKPEQENDSLTSAEKPDTSQLPPIDIEEATDDIFGEISGTKKLSANAVPPPPPPPGLDIPDEIKERLGLLSELLVPAKTSNNKLPEKQVENNWKLLLSQLDQAGGLSGLSKRSVSKFFSKIPPKNLKNLIPMIENMYNKAEMSIPHPIYYMFVRSLTLGDKISDSQMQLINKYFQEISKQTDLKIDHYETMILAYVKNNHMEKIDGILAQMKKKNIEISKMIYTSIVRGYIFYQKDHQRALDTFDSMKFLSQKTQPDEKVYTDVIVSCVMHREIERALDLYYELKDKGMNVNQNLLSTLAKGCSRSKQFKTQAWNFLFQVYDHGWVPNLQTYEHMLYIAARDGDVELTRVLFYKMLQTNSVTIRAFRYLILSYSKYVPPHKRKEKHLILLNHKGQLFRQNILQDVDFSKPVHGFPFLPSSHIPDSKFVLAESSAIWAHTVMNNPSFLRQQTLVASYVSIALELGDFTEFKDRFDSASYLNTDGIPKVREIEIIEPRQDEPTEKATTTEEQNASSETDNNSLIRSPILNQLQQNINDNQFKAPRDSYLYNLAIKAAGKFKNYGFAQEILHERGQFRKSNSFKLLSPKQQNQDDFQFAGYLVECWTNMNLLEDAYAVVLSSVDRFPWSWRELGVLNNAAMKLGSLELAEAVRKVAQVTQVKHHGKIKRQDFKTYVMKRGY is encoded by the coding sequence ATGATACGACTAATAAGATGGAACAACGTACAAAGTTTAGTGTTTAAACGGTGCTTATTTGTGCCGAGCAACAGTCTTACCAATAAACGAAAGAGAAGAATACCTCCATCGAAACCCAGATCATCGAATAGGAAAGATGGAGATATCGAGCCATATAGAATGACTGATCAGAATCAGACACCAAATACCGGTTCTATAGCAAGATTACCTGCCGAGGTcaagaaagaattaaaagatCTTCGGAGTTTTACAAAAGTCATCGCACAACATCTAAAACCAGAACAGGAAAATGATTCATTAACATCGGCTGAAAAACCAGATACATCCCAATTACCTCCCATAGATATAGAAGAAGCCACTGATGATATTTTCGGAGAAATTTCAGGTACTAAAAAATTGTCGGCAAATGCAgtgccaccaccacctccaccaCCTGGCTTAGATATCCCCgatgaaatcaaagaaCGTTTAGGGTTATTATCAGAACTTTTAGTGCCAGCGAAAACCAGTAATAACAAGTTACCCGAGAAACAGGTGGAAAATAATtggaaattattattatcacaaCTAGATCAAGCTGGAGGTTTATCTGGGTTATCTAAACGAAGTGTTTCTAAATTTTTCCTGAAAATCCCACctaaaaacttgaaaaacttGATTCCTATGATTGAGAACATGTACAATAAAGCAGAAATGAGTATACCTCATCCAATATATTATATGTTTGTCCGTTCATTAACTTTAGGGGATAAAATCTCCGATTCTCAAATGCAATTGATTAACAAATATTTCCAAGaaatatcaaaacaaacagatttgaaaattgacCATTATGAAACAATGATACTTGCATACGTGAAAAACAACCATATGGAGAAGATTGATGGAATTTTGGCACagatgaaaaagaaaaacattgaaattctgaaaatgatttataCATCCATAGTTAGGGGTTAcattttttatcaaaaagaTCACCAAAGGGCATTGGATACGTTTGATTCGATGAAATTCTTATCTCAGAAAACCCAACCAGACGAAAAAGTGTATACCGATGTTATAGTTTCCTGTGTTATGCATCGAGAGATTGAAAGAGCATTGGACTTGTATTACGAACTCAAAGATAAGGGTATGAATGTGAATCAGAATTTGCTCTCTACATTAGCTAAGGGATGTTCAAGACTGAAACAGTTTAAAACTCAAGCATGGaactttttgtttcaagTTTATGATCATGGATGGGTTCCAAATTTGCAAACATATGAACATATGCTTTATATTGCTGCAAGAGATGGAGATGTCGAATTAACAAGAGTActtttttataaaatgCTTCAAACAAATTCAGTTACTATCCGAGCATTTagatatttgattttgtcCTATTCCAAATATGTCCCACCACATAAGAGAAAGGAAAAACATTTGATCTTATTAAATCATAAGGGTCAGTTGTTTAGACAGAATATTTTACAAGATGTTGATTTTAGTAAACCTGTACATGGATTCCCCTTCTTGCCATCTTCACATATCCCAGACTCGAAATTTGTTTTGGCTGAATCAAGTGCTATTTGGGCACATACAGTTATGAACAATCCATCCTTTTTAAGACAACAAACATTGGTTGCCTCATATGTATCTATTGCTCTTGAACTTGGCGATTTTACTGAATTTAAAGACCGATTCGACAGTGCCTCATATTTGAATACTGATGGAATACCAAAAGTAAgagaaatagaaattatAGAACCCCGGCAAGATGAACCAACCGAAAAAGCAACCACTACCGAGGAACAAAATGCGCTGAGTGAGACTGACAACAACAGTTTAATCAGATCGCCAATTCTTAACcaacttcaacaaaatatcaacgataatcaatttaagGCACCGCGTGATTCATATCTTTATAATCTTGCCATTAAAGCAGCAGGTAAATTTAAGAATTATGGATTTGCACAGGAAATACTTCATGAAAGAGGACAATTTAGAAAATCTAATagttttaaattattatcaccaaaGCAGCAAAATCAAGATGATTTCCAATTTGCTGGATATTTAGTGGAATGTTGGACAaatatgaatttattaGAGGATGCTTATGCAGTTGTATTACTGTCAGTGGATCGTTTCCCATGGAGTTGGCGTGAATTAGGTGTTCTCAATAATGCTGCTATGAAACTTGGTAGTTTGGAATTGGCAGAAGCTGTAAGAAAAGTGGCGCAAGTGACTCAAGTCAAACATCatggaaaaataaaacgACAGGATTTCAAAACCTACGTTATGAAACGTGGATACTAA
- the NAM2 gene encoding leucine--tRNA ligase (Mitochondrial leucyl-tRNA synthetase), whose translation MFPYPSGVLHIGHLRVYTISDVVARYKRSKGFNVIHPMGWDAFGLPAENAAVERNINPSEWTETNIAKMKNQMETFLADFDWQREVNTSSPEYYKWTQKIFLMLFERGLAYRKAAEINWDPVDNTVLANEQVDAEGRSWRSGAIVEKRNLEQWFIGITKYAKELNRDLKNLPDWPEKVKTMQKNWIGESNGVEINIPVNFPGLEHVTVFTSRPDTLFSMQFVALALNHPIVEAAAREDQELAAFIESAKSIDDPTSKAGYMLKNIKASIPIDVDNNIKKSFDIPVFTAPYVLGNYGHGAVMGCPGHDERDFDFWKLNGPRGVPAIQIITPKKQNAKDDYPYTLKKGTLEDSSVLTHGLNDIGEYKGKTIEKATQMITDCLKSHSLGDYTTQFKIRDWLISRQRYWGAPIPIVHCHDCGPVAVPDKDLPVMLPGVKGKNFGKGNPLGNIEEFVNCKCPSCGKDARRETDTMDTFMDSSWYFFRYLDSKNENLPIGPEASKQMPVDLYVGGVEHAILHLLYSRFIAKFLSDCGLWDGEPHHKEPFKKLVTQGMVHGKTFSDPITGKFLIPDELDFTDPANPLIKTTGKTPVVTFEKMSKSKHNGADPGEFIERYGADVIRAHLLFSAPVSDTLNWQEEQISGTDRWLRRVIQLGDSITEIPKDQFKTEASGSSQTFQNVTLNKVHYDSIEFNSQELELYNTIQGYVQSIASSIEVKFSLNTIVSDLMKMTNTISEAIKTTNTYNQDLIFDSYQKLLICMSPVTPATAEECWERFALNQGKPAPKSIFYEKFPTDVPIESNLTMYNIFINGKHRGTMEAPKSFAKESETEIVKQISGAEKFNDLITGPVKKVIAKPSMISIVFK comes from the coding sequence ATGTTCCCATACCCTTCTGGTGTACTTCATATTGGTCATCTTCGAGTATATACCATCAGCGATGTAGTGGCACGATATAAACGATCCAAAGGTTTTAATGTTATTCATCCTATGGGATGGGATGCCTTTGGATTACCTGCAGAAAATGCTGCTGTAGAAAGAAATATCAATCCTTCAGAATGGACTGAGACAAATATTGctaaaatgaaaaatcaaatggaGACTTTTTTAGCCGATTTCGATTGGCAACGTGAAGTGAATACCAGTTCACCAGAATATTATAAATGGACTCAAAAGATATTCTTAATGTTGTTTGAACGAGGATTGGCATATAGGAAAGCAGCAGAAATAAACTGGGATCCTGTTGATAACACCGTCCTTGCTAATGAACAAGTAGATGCTGAAGGAAGATCATGGAGAAGTGGAGCCATTGTTGAAAAACGGAATTTAGAACAATGGTTTATTGGAATCACTAAATACgctaaagaattgaatcGTGATTTGAAGAACTTACCTGATTGGCCCGAAAAAGTTAAAACTATGCAAAAGAATTGGATTGGCGAATCTAATGGGGTTGAGATTAATATTCCAGTGAACTTCCCTGGGTTAGAACATGTAACGGTATTCACTTCTCGTCCAGATACATTATTTAGTATGCAATTTGTAGCATTGGCATTGAATCATCCCATCGTGGAAGCAGCAGCAAGGGAAGATCAAGAATTAGCAGCATTTATTGAATCTGCCAAATCAATCGATGATCCAACATCGAAAGCAGGTTAcatgttgaaaaatataaaggCATCTATTCCAATCGATGTTGATAACAATATTAAGAAATCATTTGATATACCAGTTTTTACTGCACCATATGTGTTAGGGAACTATGGACATGGGGCAGTTATGGGATGTCCCGGACATGATGAAAgagattttgatttttggaaattgaaTGGTCCAAGGGGTGTACCGGcaattcaaatcattactcccaaaaaacaaaatgcAAAAGACGATTATCCATATACTTTGAAAAAGGGCACATTAGAGGACTCATCAGTATTAACTCATGGATTGAATGATATTGGAGAATATAAGGgtaaaacaattgaaaaagcGACCCAAATGATTACTGACTGTTTAAAGTCCCATTCATTAGGTGATTATACTACACAATTTAAAATCAGAGATTGGCTTATCAGTAGACAAAGATACTGGGGTGCCCCGATTCCAATTGTTCATTGTCACGATTGTGGACCCGTGGCAGTCCCAGATAAAGATTTACCCGTAATGTTGCCAGGTGTCAAGGGTAAAAATTTTGGCAAGGGGAACCCATTAGGgaatattgaagaatttgtcAACTGTAAATGTCCATCTTGTGGCAAAGATGCTAGAAGAGAAACTGATACAATGGATACATTTATGGATTCCTCGTGGTACTTTTTCCGATACTTGGATTcaaagaatgaaaatttaCCTATTGGACCTGAAGCCAGTAAACAAATGCCAGTAGACTTATATGTGGGAGGCGTTGAACATGCAATTTTGCATTTATTGTATTCTAGATTTATTGCTAAATTCCTTAGTGATTGTGGATTGTGGGATGGTGAGCCTCATCACAAGGAACCTTTCAAGAAGTTAGTCACTCAAGGAATGGTTCATGGTAAAACATTTAGTGATCCTATAACTGGGAAATTCTTAATACCTGACGAACTTGATTTTACTGATCCTGCCAATCCACTTATCAAAACCACTGGTAAGACACCTGTAGttacttttgaaaaaatgtCAAAATCTAAGCATAATGGCGCTGATCCTGgtgaatttattgaaaggTATGGTGCTGATGTCATCAGAGCCCATTTGTTATTCCTGGCTCCAGTTTCCGACACCCTCAATTGGCAAGAAGAACAGATTTCCGGTACAGATAGATGGTTGAGACGTGTGATTCAATTGGGTGATTCCATAACTGAAATTCCAAAAGATCAATTCAAGACTGAAGCTTCAGGTTCACTGCAGACTTTCCAAAATGTTACCTTAAACAAAGTACACTATGATTCTATTGAATTCAACAGTCAAGAACTCGAACTTTATAATACTATACAAGGCTACGTTCAATCTATTGCTTCCTCTATTGAAGTTAAGTTTTCACTCAATACCATTGTGTCAgatttgatgaagatgacaAATACTATAAGTGAAGCCATTAAAACTACCAACACTTACAATcaagatttgattttcGATAGCtatcaaaaattattgatttgtaTGTCTCCAGTTACACCTGCAACTGCTGAAGAATGTTGGGAAAGATTTGCCCTTAACCAAGGAAAACCAGCACCAAAATCCATATTCtatgaaaaatttccaaCTGATGTTCCTATTGAATCCAATTTGACCATgtataatatatttataaatggTAAACATAGAGGAACAATGGAAGCACCTAAATCATTTGCCAAAGAATCTGAAACTGAAATCGTGAAACAAATCTCAGGTGCTGAAAAGTTCAATGATCTCATAACTGGTCCTGTTAAAAAAGTGATTGCAAAACCTAGTATGATAAGTATAGTCTTTAAATAG
- a CDS encoding FG-nucleoporin (Nucleoporin component of central core of the nuclear pore complex; mRNA binds She3) translates to MPDRKRSLSPNTETSFNNQNYNQNSSESSNKLSNGSLKFKPSTTATANESYKSNQSTTYSPRGRKQDQIDNDIDLDGPLLTNFESSDKRKRLSIQGHPPASGIPRSSVYNSESLPQNKLRSYSIICTDLKTSEEELNNDLEVRVTTKDNYNRSIGVSDVEDSSMSRDVSPFVNLPHAPNSDIITGAAKYNDEYDDDKISDRGSVVYNEGALVVQKEFGSLYQDEDGNLIRPPFINLDPRERYQLLQLKRSIELSESLQKRIKYMINPNETNGKRIPGTNKVEMSTQTHDLNYLSTKLNFKKRSPSLSFDRTEVSRPIKKPKRKGFAMKEFLYDVNEEKPVSSTSSLNGALGSITKPKFNSQPKTQDKSMTQIIPREDEEPSFKTFGNKTGRDRETFGVINNAKLTLDPEYLEKTSSSSISDIIKLKEPTTLESSKPNKPTTGPSSGFKFDIKKNDFESIINDRKQNQEILAKSKLANETVPENVKSTDSNQSAKPGLFGSKPVPSQEAPKKKRNLSDSESDDKPPVPSFSFGSANTSKSATPSLFGNKEKSSTTTSLFNITNPKSNEDKDTATTTKPLFAKLSTESETIFDKPKFTFGAPASSNKPTFSFGKTPDSAEKEATPNSKPSLFGDAFKASDKTESSTTSKPSFSFGFNNATTTPFSLGGGEKKDTTPSSTPFTLGKTDTTKDDTKPTETTSLFGDKSKSGSTTPFTFGQKDDKAAGDSKEEDKSASTTKPSSTGFTFGAPAKTTESNDGSKGESNNDAASSTTATTTSSTPFKFGITNKASTDAEDKKTEEPATKKFNFATPSTDKPSTPFSFPSANSSSTSKPAFSLGGIGTTDNKEKKDTSSSPSITQSTTAPPLTSSTFSFNTKKPDAPATTATTDADAAKSSSNSGFKFAAGVNPPSQTTSNKPPSIFNFGAASQPSATPVFAGFGQPPQPANTSGGAFGGKSSFGQGTNNAFGNTGGIFGNKTAATPGGNVFGGMNNQSSTSTPATTNVFGGPTAGAATTNVFGSRPTTPAFNFGGAATTTAAPAAAAPSGFGAIVNKPPSFNFTGSKESTPDPASVFGQQNRSGTSTPFSSGGVGAGAPGVAGNVFGQPGQQPGIFGGTTNNNSFTFGGAPSAPAASGVPGVPGGMNMPVITPAPNPRRILHPRSRRR, encoded by the coding sequence atGCCAGATAGAAAAAGATCATTAAGTCCAAATACCGAGACATCTTTTAATAACCAAAACTATAATCAAAACTCAAGtgaatcatcaaataaattatccAATGGTTCTTTGAAGTTTAAACCTTCAACTACTGCAACGGCAAATGAATCCTACAAATCCAATCAGTCAACAACATACTCTCCACGTGGAAGAAAACAAGACCAAATCGATAATGATATAGATTTAGATGGACCATTATTAACTAACTTTGAATCATCTGACAAAAGAAAACGTTTGTCCATACAAGGGCACCCTCCAGCATCAGGAATACCACGATCATCAGTTTATAACTCAGAATCGTTGCCACAGAATAAATTACGATCATACCTGATAATATGTACCGATTTAAAGACTAGTGAAGAGGAATTGAACAATGATCTAGAAGTTCGAGTGACAACAAAAGACAATTATAACAGATCAATCGGAGTTAGTGATGTTGAGGATTCCTCAATGAGTCGTGATGTCTCACCATTTGTTAACTTGCCACATGCACCAAACTCTGATATTATTACTGGTGCAGCAAAGTACAATGATGAGtatgatgatgacaaaATTAGTGATAGGGGTAGTGTTGTATATAATGAAGGAGCACTAGTAGTGCAAAAGGAGTTTGGATCATTGTACCAAGATGAAGATGGAAATCTTATACGTCCTCCGTTTATCAATTTAGATCCTCGTGAAAGATATCAATTGTTACAGTTGAAGcgatcaattgaattatctGAATCCTTACAGAAGCGGATAAAGTATATGATCAATCCCAATGAAACTAATGGTAAAAGAATTCCAGGAACCAATAAAGTGGAAATGTCAACTCAAACACATGATCTTAATTATTTGTCGACAAAATTAAACTTCAAGAAAAGATCACCTTCATTATCATTCGACCGAACTGAAGTGTCTCGACCTAttaaaaaaccaaaaagaaaaggattTGCTATGAAGGAGTTTTTGTATGATGTTAACGAAGAAAAACCAGTTTCTTCAACATCTTCTTTGAATGGTGCTTTGGGTAGCATCACCAAaccaaaattcaattctcAACCAAAAACACAAGACAAATCAATGACACAAATAATACCTCGTGAGGATGAGGAACCAAGTTTCAAAACTTTTGGCAACAAAACTGGTCGTGATCGTGAAACCTTTGGGGTCATTAATAATGCCAAATTAACATTAGATCCAGAATACTTGGAAAAGACTAGCTCGAGTTCTATATCGGATataataaaactaaaagaGCCAACCACTTTGGAAAGCTCCAAACCAAATAAACCAACGACTGGTCCATCTTCTGGGTTTAAGTTTGAtatcaagaaaaatgattttgaaagtattattaatgatcGGAAACAAAACCAAGAAATATTGGCAAAATCTAAATTGGCTAATGAAACTGTTCCAGAGAATGTGAAGAGCACTGACCTGAACCAAAGTGCCAAACCTGGTTTATTTGGTTCTAAACCCGTACCATCACAAGAAGCtcccaaaaagaaaagaaacttATCTGATTCTGAGAGTGATGACAAACCACCAGTGCCTTCTTTTCTGTTTGGATCTGCTAATACCTCAAAGTCTGCCACTCCTTCACTTTTTGGTAACAAGGAAAAGAGCTCAACCACAACTTCATTGTTTAATATAACTAATCCGAAGTCTAATGAGGACAAAGATACAGCTACGACCACAAAACCTTTATTTGCCAAACTTTCAACTGAATCTGAAACCATTTTCGACAAGCCAAAGTTTACTTTTGGTGCACCAGCTTCTTCAAATAAACCAACTTTTAGTTTTGGTAAGACCCCAGATTCTGCTGAAAAAGAAGCAACACCTAATTCTAAACCAAGTCTATTTGGTGATGCCTTCAAAGCTTCTGACAAGACTGAGTCTTCTACCACATCTAAGCCgtcattttcttttgggTTTAACAACGCTACAACTACGCCATTTTCATTGGGTGGTGGCGAGAAGAAAGATACTACACCTTCAAGTACACCTTTCACCTTAGGAAAAACTGACACCACTAAAGATGATACTAAACCAACAGAGACAACTTCATTATTTGGTGACAAATCCAAAAGCGGCTCTACAACGCCATTCACATTTGGACAAAAAGATGATAAGGCTGCTGGAGattcaaaagaagaagacaaaCTGGCTTCAACAACTAAACCATCTAGTACAGGGTTTACCTTTGGAGCACCTGCTAAAACTACTGAAAGCAATGATGGATCTAAAGGagaatcaaataatgatgCTGCTTCAAGTACAactgcaacaacaacatcgTCAACTCCCTTCAAGTTTGGTATTACTAATAAAGCAAGCACAGATGCAGAAGATAAAAAAACCGAAGAACCAGCCACTAagaaatttaattttgcaACTCCATCAACAGATAAACCTTCGACTCCATTCTCATTCCCAAGTGCCAATAGTAGCAGTACATCAAAACCAGCGTTCAGTTTAGGTGGTATTGGAACAACTGATAACAAAGAGAAGAAGGACACATCGAGTTCACCGTCTATTACACAATCCACAACTGCCCCTCCTCTTACATCATCCacattttctttcaatacTAAAAAACCAGACGCGCCAGCTACTACTGCCACAACCGATGCTGATGCTGCTAAGTCTCTGTCCAATTCTGGATTCAAATTTGCAGCAGGAGTGAACCCACCATCACAAACTACAAGCAATAAGCCACCATCAATATTCAACTTTGGTGCCGCATCACAACCATCAGCTACACCTGTGTTTGCAGGATTTGGACAACCTCCACAACCAGCCAATACTTCTGGCGGAGCGTTCGGTGGTAAGAGTTCGTTTGGTCAAGGTACAAATAATGCATTTGGTAATACTGGTGGAATATTTGGTAATAAGACTGCTGCAACACCAGGCGGTAATGTATTTGGTGGAATGAATAATCAAAGTTCTACTTCTACGCCAGCTACAACTAATGTTTTTGGCGGCCCAACTGCTGGTGctgcaacaacaaatgtATTTGGAAGCCGTCCAACCACACCTGCATTCAACTTTGGTGGAGCAGCTACCACTACTGCAGCTcctgctgctgctgctccTAGTGGTTTTGGTGCAATTGTTAATAAACCACCACTGTTTAATTTCACTGGTAGTAAAGAGTCTACTCCTGATCCAGCTAGTGTATTTGGTCAACAGAATAGAAGTGGTACCTCTACACCTTTTAGTAGTGGTGGAGTTGGTGCTGGTGCTCCTGGTGTTGCTGGTAATGTTTTTGGACAACCAGGTCAACAACCAGGGATATTTGGTGGTACTACTAATAACAATTCATTCACATTTGGTGGTGCCCCTAGCGCGCCTGCTGCTTCTGGTGTTCCTGGTGTTCCCGGTGGAATGAATATGCCAGTGATAACTCCAGCTCCTAATCCTCGTAGAATTCTTCATCCTAgatcaagaagaagataa
- a CDS encoding uncharacterized protein (Putative phosphatidylinositol transfer protein; possibly an essential gene, disruptants not obtained by UAU1 method), which translates to MASENVKYRLQRIQTLNGDQEIVLKQVWAYYLKFFGYPVDISDSDLAYKQCFVASTSTADFDESQAIPTAGLSKTNTRGSINSTQSNASKKKRGLFGSKKSTASALNNGGTGTAQGSPPANSKRMIQIQTQSSSERYVPVDIASDEYYAIYAHHHKSSYEYSDDYDPSLDNAAGAGGFSNGGGVNYNNGNGGAYYDNDTASVNSLETFVTAETTITDYDYTPATIFKNGNNNKINGNYGGRIGHPNKFQQQQQHQQQQQQQYYQQSNGGSGVSRHQATINTPIHVNAGQTPITALSQYGAKDQHRAILKVPRTDLIDNLVLRFIRARKWDTEKAIEMLSKSLHWRSNDFPADDWAMEADGPSYLNGTNKGFIKNFTTEKSWIKGRDKNNNPIFMFQAKKHLTADSPLEQNQRYAVVTIEWTRLFLREVSESVDTCTIVFDLTGFSLKNADYATIKFLADVFEAHYPETLGFILIHNAPWIFSTVWNIIKNWLDPVVASKIHFTKDAKELSKFIDPTLIPDYLGGEDTTRGFYPIPEPQDEYPPKQKDAEFARLKRERDELLVRFFETTRKWIESTNPQVSDRYLKDKIDLNIALSRNYIQLDPYVRNRGIYDRDHTLSIGH; encoded by the coding sequence ATGGCATCTGAGAACGTAAAATACCGTTTGCAAAGAATACAAACTCTTAACGGTGaccaagaaattgttttaaaacAAGTTTGGGCCTActatttgaaattttttggcTACCCTGTTGATATTTCTGATTCCGATTTGGCTTACAAACAATGTTTTGTGGCTTCCACCTCGACTGctgattttgatgaatcTCAAGCCATTCCAACTGCTGGTTTATCTAAAACCAATACCAGAGGctcaatcaattcaaccCAAAGTAATGCttctaaaaagaaaagaggTCTTTTTGGATCTAAAAAATCCACTGCTTCGGCTTTGAACAATGGTGGTACTGGTACTGCCCAAGGTTCTCCACCAGCTAATTCCAAAAGAATGATACAAATTCAAACTCAATCCTCTTCAGAAAGATATGTTCCAGTAGATATTGCAAGTGATGAATATTACGCTATTTATGCCCATCACCACAAATCCAGTTATGAATATTCTGACGATTATGATCCAAGTTTGGATAATGCTGCTGGTGCTGGTGGCTTTTctaatggtggtggtgtcaATTACAATAATGGCAATGGTGGTGCTTATTATGACAATGATACTGCTTCAGTTAATTCTTTGGAAACTTTTGTTACTGCTGAGACTACTATTACTGATTATGACTACACTCCAGCTACTATATTCAAGaatggtaataataacaaaataaatggTAATTATGGTGGTAGAATTGGTCATCCTAACAAgttccaacaacaacaacagcatcagcaacagcaacaacaacaatactaTCAACAATCCAATGGTGGAAGTGGTGTTAGTCGTCATCAAGCTACAATCAACACTCCTATTCACGTAAATGCTGGTCAAACACCAATCACCGCCCTTAGTCAATATGGTGCTAAAGACCAACATCGTGCGATTTTGAAAGTCCCACGTACTGATTTGATAGATAACCTTGTGTTGAGATTTATTAGAGCCAGAAAATGGGATACTGAAAAAGCCATTGAAATGCTTTCTAAATCATTACATTGGAGATCTAATGATTTCCCCGCTGATGACTGGGCTATGGAAGCTGATGGTCCATCTTATCTTAATGGAACCAACAAAGggtttattaaaaatttcactACTGAAAAATCTTGGATTAAAGGTAGAgataagaataataatccaaTCTTTATGTTCCAAGCTAAGAAGCATTTAACTGCAGATTCTCCATTAgaacaaaatcaaagataTGCTGTTGTCACTATTGAATGGACCAGATTGTTCCTTAGAGAAGTTAGTGAATCAGTTGATACTTGTACTATTGTTTTCGATTTGACTGGATtttctttgaaaaatgcCGATTATGCtacaattaaatttttggCTGATGTTTTTGAAGCTCATTATCCAGAAACTTTAGGGTTCATCTTGATTCATAATGCTCCTTGGATCTTCTCCACTGTGTGGAATATTATTAAGAATTGGTTAGACCCAGTGGTTGCCTCTAAGATTCATTTCACTAAAGACGCTAAAGAATTGTCTAAGTTTATTGATCCTACTTTAATTCCTGATTATTTGGGTGGTGAAGATACTACTAGAGGTTTTTACCCAATTCCAGAACCACAAGATGAATATCCTCCAAAACAAAAGGATGCTGAATTTGCTAGATTgaagagagaaagagatGAATTATTGGTTAGATTTTTTGAAACTACAAGAAAATGGATTGAATCGACTAACCCTCAAGTGTCTGATAGATATTTGAAGGATAAAATCGATTTGAATATTGCTCTTTCCAGAAACTATATTCAATTAGATCCATATGTTAGAAACCGTGGTATCTATGATAGAGATCATACATTAAGTATTGGACATTAA